The proteins below are encoded in one region of Ricinus communis isolate WT05 ecotype wild-type chromosome 6, ASM1957865v1, whole genome shotgun sequence:
- the LOC8282529 gene encoding protein FAR1-RELATED SEQUENCE 3, whose translation MDAEVEGVEGKKTDDHNATAIIDSNKPEKQNVNEDSADMMIRNQDDDGSVLPHLGMEFESEDIAKAFYDAYARRMGFSTHVGQFTRAKPDGPIVSWDFACSREVLKRRNFESCNAMLRIERKDSDNWVVRKFIEDHNHSMVIPSKVHYLRPRRHFAGSTKFVAEAPDATSDVYVSDDGNYVSYESNLARNASPLEPKRPVRKVRHAPMSYVSPPSRKKTLGSDAQNLLNYFQKMQAKNAGFYYAIQLDDDNRMTNVFWADARSRMAYNHFGDAVIFDTMYRPNHYQVPFAPFTGVNHHGQMVLFGCALLLDESESSFTWLFKTWLSAMNDRPPVSLTTDQDRAIQMAVAQVLPDTRHCICKWHILREGQERLSHIYLAHPSFYGELYSCINFSETIEDFESSWVALLDKFNLQKNEWLQAVYNARKQWAPVYFRGTFFAALSSNQGVSSFFDGYVNQQTTIPMFFKQYERALEHSLEKEIEADYDTICTNLVLKTPSPMEQQAANLYTKKVFAKFQEELVETFVYTANNIEGDGVVSKFRVAKYEHDDKAYIVTLNVSEMKASCSCQMFEYCGILCRHILTVFTVTNVLTLPSHYLLKRWTRNAKSWVRLEEQVANLQGFEALTSRFNNLCLEAIKYAEEGAVAVETYNVAISALSEGVKKIASMKKNVAKFAPPISQGSENSLEDSSKKSTFSVPEMVPSLWHWQDAPHRFNLNDVGVPAADLNQPSISPVSIHRDGGPSDNTVVLTYFKSMTWVIENKTSTPAEKVAVINLKLQDYGKNPSGETDVQFRLTRITLEPMLKSMAYISQQLTAPANRVAVINLKLQDTKTTTGETEVKFQVSRDMLASMLRSMAFIREQL comes from the exons ATGGATGCTGAAGTGGAAGGTGTTGAAGGGAAAAAGACCGATGATCATAATGCAACAGCTATTATTGATTCTAATAAACCTGAGAAACAAAATGTAAATGAAGATTCTGCTGACATGATGATTAGAAATCAGGATGATGATGGTAGTGTTTTACCACATTTGGGTATGGAGTTTGAATCGGAGGATATTGCGAAGGCATTCTATGATGCATATGCCAGGCGTATGGGATTTAGCACTCATGTTGGTCAGTTTACCCGTGCTAAGCCTGATGGACCAATTGTAAGTTGGGACTTTGCATGTTCTAGAGAGGTACTTAAAAGGAGGAATTTTGAGAGCTGCAATGCAATGCTTAGGATAGAGAGAAAAGATTCTGACAATTGGGTTGTGAGAAAATTTATAGAGGACCATAACCATTCTATGGTTATTCCTAGCAAGGTTCATTACCTTCGGCCTCGCAGACATTTTGCTGGTTCTACAAAGTTTGTGGCTGAAGCACCAGATGCTACTAGTGATGTTTATGTTTCTGATGATGGAAATTATGTGTCTTATGAATCCAATCTTGCCAGGAATGCTTCTCCTTTAGAACCTAAACGCCCAGTTAGGAAGGTTAGACATGCACCTATGAGTTATGTGAGTCCTCCTAGCAGAAAGAAAACCCTTGGAAGTGATGCACAAAATCTCCTGAACTATTTTCAGAAAATGCAGGCTAAGAACGCGGGCTTCTACTATGCAATACAACTTGATGATGATAACCGCATGACTAATGTCTTCTGGGCTGATGCAAGATCAAGGATGGCGTATAATCACTTTGGTGATGCAGTTATTTTTGACACAATGTATAGACCAAATCACTATCAGGTCCCATTTGCTCCTTTCACAGGGGTGAATCATCATGGTCAAATGGTATTATTTGGCTGTGCATTGCTTCTAGATGAATCTGAATCTTCCTTTACTTGGCTATTTAAAACATGGCTATCTGCAATGAATGACAGACCTCCTGTTTCTCTCACCACTGACCAAGATAGAGCCATACAAATGGCAGTTGCTCAGGTGCTTCCAGATACTCGCCATTGCATCTGCAAGTGGCACATCTTGAGAGAAGGCCAAGAAAGGCTGTCTCATATTTACCTTGCTCATCCGTCTTTCTATGGAGAACTATATAGCTGCATTAACTTTTCTGAGACAATTGAGGATTTTGAATCATCATGGGTTGCGCTTCTGGATAAATTTAATCTCCAGAAGAATGAGTGGCTTCAGGCTGTGTATAATGCTCGTAAACAGTGGGCACCGGTTTATTTTCGTGGCACTTTCTTTGCTGCACTTTCTTCAAACCAAGGGGTTAGCTCTTTTTTTGATGGGTATGTGAATCAACAGACCACAATACCTATGTTCTTTAAGCAGTATGAAAGAGCTCTTGAGCATTCtctagaaaaggaaatagaaGCAGATTATGATACAATTTGCACGAATCTGGTGCTTAAGACACCATCACCAATGGAACAACAGGCTGCAAACCTGTACACTAAGAAAGTGTTTGCAAAGTTTCAGGAAGAGCTAGTTGAAACTTTTGTATATACAGCAAATAACATTGAGGGCGATGGGGTTGTGAGTAAGTTTAGGGTTGCTAAGTATGAACATGATGACAAAGCATACATAGTGACTTTGAATGTTTCTGAGATGAAAGCGAGTTGTAGTTGTCAGATGTTTGAATATTGTGGCATTCTGTGTCGACATATATTAACTGTCTTCACTGTGACAAATGTTCTAACCCTTCCATCGCATTATCTATTGAAGAGATGGACAAGGAATGCCAAATCTTGGGTTAGATTAGAGGAACAAGTTGCCAATCTGCAAGGTTTTGAAGCTCTGACCTCTCGCTTTAACAATCTGTGCCTGGAAGCCATTAAATATGCTGAGGAAGGAGCAGTTGCTGTTGAGACCTATAATGTGGCAATTAGTGCTTTAAGCGAGGGTGTAAAAAAGATTGCATCTATGAAGAAAAATGTTGCTAAATTTGCTCCTCCTATCTCCCAGGGAAGTGAAAATAGTTTGGAAGACAGTAGCAAGAAATCCACCTTTTCAGTTCCTGAAATGGTCCCATCATTGTGGCACTGGCAAGATGCACCGCATCGGTTTAATCTTAATGATGTGGGAGTACCTGCTGCTGATTTGAACCAGCCCAGCATTTCTCCTGTTTCTATCCACCGTGATGGTGGACCTTCTGATAACACG GTGGTTCTCACTTATTTTAAGTCCATGACATGGGTTATAGAAAATAAGACTTCAACACCAGCCGAAAAAGTAGCTGTCATCAACTTGAAG CTGCAAGATTATGGAAAGAATCCATCAGGGGAAACAGATGTCCAGTTTAGGCTAACAAGGATCACACTAGAGCCTATGTTAAAATCCATGGCTTATATCAGTCAGCAGCTTACAGCACCAGCCAATCGAGTTGCTGTCATTAATTTAAAG CTCCAAGACACCAAAACAACAACTGGAGAAACAGAAGTGAAATTCCAGGTTTCTAGAGATATGCTGGCTTCCATGTTGAGATCAATGGCTTTTATCCGTGAGCAATTATGA